The Micromonospora sp. NBC_01740 genome includes a window with the following:
- a CDS encoding GyrI-like domain-containing protein, producing METRIVDHPAFWLVGHAVRVPLIHRGINPHIQQHIAALPAEEHLRLKALGDTEPGGLLAVFDDLDADYDEGSELTYLHGVAVSPGTPVRGDLEVIEVPAGRWVVIRAVGPQPQTLQKIWAAAAAEWFPFNPWQLRPGPEIVAVPEPTDDLSTATRELWLPVEPA from the coding sequence ATGGAAACCCGCATCGTCGACCATCCCGCGTTTTGGCTCGTGGGGCACGCTGTCCGGGTTCCACTGATCCACCGAGGCATCAACCCGCACATCCAGCAGCACATCGCCGCGCTGCCGGCAGAGGAGCACCTGCGCTTGAAGGCACTCGGCGACACTGAGCCGGGCGGCCTGCTCGCGGTCTTCGATGACCTCGACGCGGACTACGACGAAGGCAGCGAGCTGACCTACCTGCACGGGGTCGCCGTGTCCCCGGGCACGCCGGTCCGGGGCGATCTCGAGGTCATCGAGGTCCCGGCGGGCCGCTGGGTGGTCATCCGGGCCGTGGGGCCGCAGCCGCAGACCCTGCAGAAGATCTGGGCCGCGGCCGCAGCCGAGTGGTTTCCCTTCAACCCGTGGCAACTGCGGCCGGGCCCGGAGATCGTCGCGGTGCCCGAGCCGACGGACGACCTCAGCACCGCGACCCGCGAGCTCTGGCTGCCCGTCGAGCCGGCGTAG
- a CDS encoding TrmH family RNA methyltransferase: MRVSGRNARFQQWEALLRNRTKRQRRGEFLVQGVRPITMAIEHGWQVRELLYDADVQLSGWARKALDTVRAERFAVSRELMHMLGGKADTVPELLAVVALPQDDLRRIPAGPTMLTVVFDRPTSPGNIGTLIRSADAFGASGVIVTGHAADVYDPKAVRASTGSLFALPVVRAPSHQAVLSWVADVRADGVDIGIVGADEHGALDAAEYDFTQPALTLIGNETTGLSVGWREACDQLVRVPMSGAASSLNAAVAATVVLYESARQRSAAARR, from the coding sequence GTGCGGGTGAGTGGCCGCAATGCACGATTCCAGCAGTGGGAGGCACTGCTCCGCAATCGAACCAAGCGGCAGCGTCGCGGCGAGTTCCTCGTGCAGGGCGTGCGCCCGATCACCATGGCCATCGAACACGGCTGGCAGGTTCGAGAGCTGCTCTACGACGCCGACGTCCAGCTCTCCGGCTGGGCACGCAAGGCCCTGGACACCGTCCGGGCCGAGAGGTTCGCCGTCTCCCGTGAACTGATGCACATGCTGGGCGGCAAGGCGGACACGGTTCCGGAGCTGCTGGCCGTGGTCGCGCTGCCGCAGGACGACCTGCGCCGCATCCCGGCCGGGCCGACCATGCTCACCGTCGTGTTCGACCGGCCCACCAGCCCTGGCAACATCGGGACGCTCATCCGGTCCGCAGACGCCTTCGGCGCGTCCGGCGTCATCGTCACCGGCCATGCCGCCGATGTGTACGACCCGAAGGCGGTGCGGGCGAGCACCGGCTCGCTGTTCGCGCTGCCCGTGGTCCGGGCGCCCTCACACCAGGCGGTGCTCTCCTGGGTCGCCGACGTGCGCGCCGACGGCGTCGACATCGGCATCGTGGGTGCCGATGAGCACGGCGCACTGGATGCCGCCGAGTACGACTTCACGCAACCCGCGCTGACCCTGATCGGCAACGAGACCACCGGTCTCAGCGTCGGCTGGCGTGAGGCCTGCGACCAGCTCGTCCGGGTCCCGATGTCCGGGGCCGCCAGCTCCCTGAACGCGGCGGTCGCCGCGACCGTCGTGCTCTACGAATCGGCACGCCAGCGCAGCGCTGCCGCCCGCCGGTAG
- the mctP gene encoding monocarboxylate uptake permease MctP produces the protein MWRDHLTEIIVFSVLFLLVSGMGFVAARWRAPKDMAHLDEWGLGGRNFGGWITWFLVGGDLYTAYTFVAVPALMFGAGAAGFFAVPYTIVIYPLVFLVLCRLWSVSHRHGFVTPADFVRKRFDSPVLALLIAITGIVATMPYIALQLVGIEAVLKTMGVTGDSALARHLPIIIAFAILAAYTYQSGLRAPALIAFVKDTLIYIVILVAVLYLPYKLGGWGEIFDAADAKFDASPNPNDGVLLNANNQLQYVTLAFGSALALFLYPHSITGVLASRNRDVIKRNMSALPAYSLLLGLIALLGFMAIAAGVKPLPGSKEGTVDSNTVVPVLFDQQFPDWFAGVAYAAIGIGALVPAAIMSIAAANLFTRNIYKEYLKRDASPAQEANVSKITSLVVKVGAVACIVFLDPQFSIDLQLIGGVIILQTLPAVALGLYTRWFHRGALIGGWIAGMGLGMWMLYQIPNAATGRKHFGGSAFPLADFGFDTPKTIYVGIVAVLVNLAVAALLTVVLRAAKVRDGGDGTTSDDYFADEGDPRVVPGPNRDADAAPEPVA, from the coding sequence ATGTGGCGCGACCACCTCACCGAGATCATCGTCTTCTCGGTGCTCTTCCTGCTGGTCAGCGGGATGGGATTCGTGGCGGCCCGGTGGCGGGCCCCGAAGGACATGGCCCACCTCGACGAGTGGGGGCTGGGCGGGCGCAACTTCGGCGGCTGGATCACCTGGTTCCTGGTCGGCGGTGACCTGTACACCGCGTACACCTTCGTGGCGGTGCCGGCGCTGATGTTCGGTGCCGGCGCGGCCGGCTTCTTCGCCGTCCCGTACACCATCGTCATCTACCCGCTGGTGTTCCTGGTGCTGTGCCGGCTCTGGTCGGTCTCGCACCGGCACGGCTTCGTCACCCCCGCGGACTTCGTCCGCAAGCGGTTCGACTCGCCGGTGCTGGCGCTGCTGATCGCGATCACCGGCATCGTGGCGACGATGCCGTACATCGCGCTGCAACTGGTCGGCATCGAGGCGGTGCTGAAGACCATGGGGGTGACCGGCGACAGCGCCCTGGCCCGGCACCTGCCGATCATCATCGCGTTCGCGATCCTGGCCGCGTACACCTACCAGTCGGGGCTGCGCGCGCCGGCGCTGATCGCGTTCGTCAAGGACACGCTGATCTACATCGTGATCCTGGTGGCGGTGCTCTACCTGCCGTACAAGCTGGGCGGCTGGGGCGAGATCTTCGACGCCGCCGACGCGAAGTTCGACGCGTCGCCGAACCCCAACGACGGGGTGCTGCTCAACGCCAACAACCAGCTCCAGTACGTCACGCTGGCGTTCGGCTCGGCGCTGGCGCTGTTCCTCTACCCGCACAGCATCACCGGCGTGCTGGCCAGCCGGAACCGCGACGTGATCAAGCGGAACATGTCGGCGCTGCCCGCGTACAGCCTGCTGCTCGGCCTGATCGCGCTGCTCGGCTTCATGGCCATCGCGGCCGGGGTGAAGCCGCTGCCCGGGTCGAAGGAGGGCACCGTGGACAGCAACACGGTGGTGCCGGTCCTGTTCGACCAGCAGTTCCCCGACTGGTTCGCCGGCGTCGCGTACGCGGCCATCGGCATCGGCGCGCTGGTGCCGGCGGCGATCATGTCGATCGCGGCGGCGAACCTGTTCACCCGCAACATCTACAAGGAGTACCTGAAGCGGGACGCCAGCCCCGCGCAGGAGGCGAACGTCTCCAAGATCACCTCGCTGGTGGTCAAGGTCGGCGCGGTGGCGTGCATCGTCTTCCTCGACCCGCAGTTCTCCATCGACCTCCAGCTCATCGGCGGCGTGATCATCCTCCAGACGCTGCCGGCGGTGGCCCTCGGCCTCTACACCCGCTGGTTCCACCGGGGGGCGCTGATCGGCGGCTGGATCGCGGGCATGGGACTCGGCATGTGGATGCTCTACCAGATCCCGAACGCCGCGACCGGCCGCAAGCACTTCGGCGGCTCGGCGTTCCCGCTGGCCGACTTCGGCTTCGACACCCCGAAGACGATCTACGTCGGGATCGTGGCGGTGCTGGTCAACCTCGCGGTCGCGGCGCTGCTCACGGTGGTGCTGCGGGCGGCGAAGGTGCGCGACGGCGGCGACGGCACCACGTCGGACGACTACTTCGCCGACGAGGGCGACCCGCGCGTCGTACCCGGCCCGAACCGGGACGCCGACGCCGCCCCGGAACCGGTCGCCTGA
- a CDS encoding phytanoyl-CoA dioxygenase family protein, with amino-acid sequence MDDTTLVSRFLRDGFVKLAGAVAPRVAADCARLLWRETGCDPDDPATWTQPVHWVPGMAQGPFAAAPNSPFLHHAYDLLVGAGRWEPRYSLGTFPLRFPHKDEPNDAGWHIEGSYLPEGASWYFTNVRSRGRALLMLFLFSEIGAEDAPTRIRVGSHLDVPKVLEKYGEDGASGLDLAPELVAASDHRPLALATGSPGDVFLCHPFLVHAAQPHHGTRPRFMAQPPLVPAAPFELERADGAYSPVEIAIRRGLGQDTPVPDVRGRRGQR; translated from the coding sequence ATGGACGACACGACACTGGTATCCCGGTTCCTTCGCGACGGCTTCGTGAAGTTGGCGGGCGCCGTCGCACCGCGCGTGGCCGCGGACTGCGCGCGGCTGCTGTGGCGGGAGACGGGCTGCGACCCGGACGACCCAGCCACCTGGACGCAGCCCGTGCACTGGGTGCCCGGCATGGCGCAGGGGCCGTTCGCCGCCGCACCCAATTCACCGTTCCTCCATCACGCGTACGACCTGCTCGTCGGCGCGGGACGCTGGGAGCCGCGTTACTCGCTGGGCACGTTCCCGTTGCGCTTCCCGCACAAGGACGAGCCGAACGACGCGGGCTGGCACATCGAGGGCAGCTATCTGCCTGAGGGTGCGAGCTGGTACTTCACGAACGTTCGCTCCCGGGGCCGGGCGCTGCTGATGCTGTTCCTGTTCAGCGAGATCGGTGCGGAGGACGCCCCGACACGGATCCGGGTCGGCTCACACCTCGACGTGCCGAAGGTGCTGGAGAAGTACGGGGAGGACGGGGCGAGCGGGCTGGACCTCGCGCCCGAGCTGGTGGCGGCGTCCGACCACCGGCCACTCGCCCTGGCCACCGGGTCTCCTGGCGATGTATTCCTGTGCCATCCTTTCCTGGTGCACGCGGCGCAACCGCACCACGGGACGCGGCCGCGCTTCATGGCCCAGCCGCCGCTGGTGCCGGCCGCGCCGTTCGAACTGGAACGGGCCGACGGTGCGTACTCGCCCGTGGAGATCGCGATTCGCCGAGGACTCGGGCAGGACACCCCCGTTCCTGATGTACGGGGAAGGCGGGGACAACGGTGA
- a CDS encoding DUF3311 domain-containing protein — MAAPEPEAPTAARSRAKDHSPWNWLLFIPIVVPLIPVFFNADSPRFLGFPRFYWLQLVYILLGVATTTLVYQMTKKRAGAPSDGPGDTAAGDR; from the coding sequence ATGGCCGCACCCGAACCGGAGGCGCCGACCGCGGCGCGCTCCAGGGCGAAGGACCACAGCCCCTGGAACTGGTTGCTCTTCATCCCCATCGTGGTGCCCCTGATCCCGGTCTTCTTCAACGCCGACTCGCCCCGGTTCCTCGGCTTCCCGCGCTTCTACTGGCTCCAGCTCGTCTACATCCTGCTCGGCGTGGCCACCACCACGCTGGTGTACCAGATGACGAAGAAGCGGGCCGGCGCGCCGTCGGACGGGCCGGGCGACACGGCTGCGGGTGATCGCTGA
- a CDS encoding bifunctional RNase H/acid phosphatase, with the protein MAPRVVVVEADGGSRGNPGPAGYGAVVRDADTGEVLAERGESIGVATNNVAEYRGLIAGLEAAAELGAAEVEARMDSKLVVEQMCGRWQIKHPGLRPLAAQAAGLVNRFAAVRFHWIPRERNRHADALANAAMDAAAGKAPARPAVAPPRVVEPPREVAGPDSPARAKAREVAARAASATSTGTDPATAPASWEPRPSFTATRLVLVRHGETAFTEQRRYSGRGDVPLSERGRAQVRATAARVAELAPTVAAVVSSPLSRCTATAEAIAGALGGVPVRREDDLIECDFGAWEGRTFAEVRQEWPGEMDAWLASTRVAPPGGESFVDVAERCRRVVDGLCRAYPGETVVVVSHVSPIKLVLRDALAAGDGFLHRLFLDAAGISVLDTWPDGGVAVRTVNDTAHLAGI; encoded by the coding sequence GTGGCGCCGCGCGTGGTCGTCGTCGAGGCCGACGGCGGATCCCGGGGCAACCCCGGCCCGGCCGGCTACGGCGCGGTGGTCCGCGACGCGGACACCGGTGAGGTGCTGGCCGAGCGGGGCGAGTCGATCGGCGTCGCCACCAACAACGTCGCCGAGTACCGGGGGCTGATCGCCGGGCTGGAGGCCGCCGCCGAGCTGGGTGCCGCCGAGGTCGAGGCCAGGATGGACTCGAAGCTGGTGGTCGAGCAGATGTGCGGCCGCTGGCAGATCAAGCACCCCGGGCTGCGCCCGCTCGCCGCGCAGGCCGCCGGGCTGGTCAACCGCTTCGCCGCCGTGCGGTTCCACTGGATTCCCAGGGAACGCAACCGGCACGCCGACGCCCTCGCCAACGCCGCCATGGACGCTGCCGCCGGCAAGGCGCCGGCCCGGCCCGCCGTCGCGCCGCCGCGCGTCGTGGAGCCGCCGCGCGAGGTCGCCGGTCCCGACTCGCCGGCCCGCGCGAAAGCCCGGGAGGTGGCCGCCCGCGCCGCGTCGGCGACGAGCACCGGCACCGACCCGGCCACCGCGCCCGCCTCCTGGGAGCCGCGGCCGAGCTTCACCGCCACCCGGCTCGTCCTCGTCCGGCACGGCGAGACGGCCTTCACCGAACAGCGCCGCTACTCGGGCCGCGGCGACGTGCCGCTCTCCGAGCGCGGCCGGGCCCAGGTCCGGGCCACGGCCGCCCGGGTGGCCGAGCTGGCCCCGACCGTCGCGGCCGTGGTCAGCTCGCCCCTGTCCCGGTGTACGGCGACCGCCGAGGCGATCGCCGGGGCACTCGGCGGCGTGCCGGTGCGCCGCGAGGACGACCTGATCGAGTGCGACTTCGGGGCCTGGGAGGGGCGCACCTTCGCCGAGGTCCGCCAGGAGTGGCCGGGCGAGATGGACGCCTGGCTGGCCTCGACCCGGGTGGCCCCGCCGGGCGGCGAGTCGTTCGTCGACGTCGCCGAGCGCTGCCGCCGCGTGGTCGACGGGCTGTGCCGGGCGTACCCGGGGGAGACCGTGGTGGTGGTCTCGCACGTCTCGCCGATCAAGCTGGTGCTGCGCGACGCCCTCGCGGCCGGCGACGGCTTCCTGCACCGGCTCTTCCTGGACGCGGCCGGCATCTCGGTGCTCGACACGTGGCCGGACGGCGGGGTCGCCGTCCGTACGGTCAACGACACCGCGCACCTCGCCGGGATCTGA
- a CDS encoding zinc ribbon domain-containing protein — MKADPQVQRRLLDLQAIDTTLAQLAHRRRSLPERAELDALARELSALEDERVRAQVAVDDLDRDIARMEKDVDQVRARKSKNEARLAAGTGPARELEALQHELVSLNRRQGDLEDAELELMEQRETAQGVLDGVEQRLAEVREKRDDAERRRDESLAEIAKEEEFKRGARQPLAGDLPADLVQLYDKIREDTGLGAALLTAGRCGGCRLTLSGADVARIRKTDPDEVVRCEDCRRIMVRTNESGL; from the coding sequence GTGAAGGCTGACCCCCAGGTCCAGCGCCGCCTGCTCGACCTCCAGGCGATCGACACCACCCTCGCCCAGCTCGCCCACCGGCGGCGTTCGCTGCCCGAGCGGGCCGAACTGGACGCGCTGGCCCGGGAGCTGTCCGCGCTGGAGGACGAGCGGGTCCGCGCCCAGGTCGCGGTTGACGACCTGGACCGGGACATCGCCCGCATGGAGAAGGACGTCGACCAGGTGCGGGCCCGCAAGTCCAAGAACGAGGCCCGGCTCGCCGCCGGCACCGGCCCGGCCCGGGAGCTGGAGGCCCTGCAGCACGAGCTGGTCTCGCTCAACCGGCGTCAGGGCGACCTGGAGGACGCCGAGCTGGAGCTGATGGAGCAGCGGGAGACGGCCCAGGGCGTGCTGGACGGCGTCGAGCAGCGGCTCGCCGAGGTGCGGGAGAAGCGCGACGACGCCGAGCGGCGCCGCGACGAGAGCCTGGCGGAGATCGCCAAGGAGGAGGAGTTCAAGCGCGGCGCCCGCCAGCCGCTGGCGGGCGACCTCCCGGCCGACCTGGTGCAGCTCTACGACAAGATCCGCGAGGACACCGGGCTCGGCGCGGCGCTGCTGACCGCCGGCCGGTGCGGCGGCTGCCGTCTGACGCTCTCCGGCGCCGACGTGGCCCGGATCCGCAAGACCGACCCGGACGAGGTCGTCCGCTGCGAGGACTGCCGGCGGATCATGGTCCGTACCAACGAGTCCGGCCTGTAG
- a CDS encoding Nif3-like dinuclear metal center hexameric protein, whose product MVAELERRYPPAWAEDWDRVGLVLGEPCAPVRRVLCVVDVVPETVAEALDAGVDMIVAHHPLLLRGVSSVAPTTFKGRIVHRLIKSDVALYVAHTNADVAAPGVSDALAARFGLTGLRPLHRPAPGSPAHGDGRGIGRIGELPEPMTLAELTRHAAAVLPATAWGVRAAGDPGRMVRTLAVSGGAGDGFLADATAAGVDAFLTADLRHHPAGEHLAADGPALLDAAHWATERPWLDDLAVLLREATGVETLVSDLATDPWTVHAAPPAVDDKEPRT is encoded by the coding sequence TGGGACCGGGTCGGGCTGGTGCTCGGCGAGCCCTGCGCCCCGGTGCGCCGGGTCCTCTGCGTCGTCGACGTGGTGCCGGAGACGGTCGCCGAGGCGCTCGACGCCGGCGTCGACATGATCGTCGCCCACCATCCGCTGCTGCTGCGCGGCGTCTCCTCGGTGGCGCCCACGACCTTCAAGGGCCGGATCGTCCACCGGCTGATCAAGTCCGACGTGGCGTTGTACGTCGCGCACACCAACGCCGACGTGGCCGCCCCGGGTGTCTCCGACGCCCTCGCCGCCCGGTTCGGGCTGACCGGGCTTCGCCCGCTGCACCGGCCCGCACCCGGCTCGCCCGCGCACGGCGACGGCCGGGGGATCGGCCGGATCGGCGAGCTGCCGGAGCCGATGACGCTGGCGGAGCTGACCCGGCACGCCGCCGCCGTACTGCCCGCCACCGCCTGGGGAGTTCGCGCCGCCGGGGATCCCGGGCGTATGGTTCGTACCCTCGCGGTCAGCGGCGGCGCGGGGGACGGCTTCCTCGCCGACGCGACCGCGGCCGGGGTGGACGCGTTCCTCACCGCCGACCTGCGCCACCACCCGGCCGGCGAGCACCTGGCCGCCGACGGCCCGGCCCTGCTCGACGCCGCCCACTGGGCGACGGAACGACCGTGGCTGGACGACCTGGCCGTCCTCCTGCGGGAGGCGACGGGTGTCGAGACGCTGGTGTCCGACCTGGCCACCGACCCGTGGACCGTACACGCCGCCCCACCCGCGGTGGACGACAAGGAGCCCAGAACGTGA